From Desulfobacterales bacterium, a single genomic window includes:
- the gmhB gene encoding D-glycero-beta-D-manno-heptose 1,7-bisphosphate 7-phosphatase has protein sequence MGDKVVFLDRDGVINRDSPGYIKSVAEFVFLPRSLEAIRLLTTNGFSVIVITNQSAIGRGMISPAVLEEIHQHLIDTVKENGGRIRDIFFCPHTPEENCDCRKPKPGLIFQAGHTYGIALSETVMVGDRVKDIQCGHAAGCGAAILVRTGNGDRAATALSEQHIPVNFLAEDLYDAVSWILSSPFNGPTP, from the coding sequence ATGGGCGATAAGGTGGTATTTCTCGATAGAGATGGCGTGATCAATCGCGATTCGCCCGGCTATATCAAATCCGTTGCCGAATTTGTGTTTCTTCCCCGCAGCCTGGAAGCCATTCGCCTGTTGACGACAAACGGCTTTTCCGTGATCGTCATCACCAATCAATCGGCGATCGGCCGGGGCATGATAAGCCCGGCGGTACTGGAAGAAATACATCAACACCTCATCGATACCGTGAAAGAAAACGGTGGCCGCATTCGCGATATTTTTTTCTGCCCTCATACCCCTGAAGAAAATTGCGATTGCCGCAAACCCAAACCCGGATTGATTTTTCAGGCCGGTCACACCTACGGTATCGCGCTTAGCGAAACCGTGATGGTGGGTGACCGCGTCAAGGACATTCAATGCGGCCATGCGGCCGGGTGCGGGGCTGCAATACTGGTGCGCACCGGCAATGGGGATAGGGCGGCAACGGCGCTCAGCGAACAGCATATTCCGGTCAACTTCTTGGCGGAAGACCTCTATGATGCCGTATCATGGATTCTTTCTTCTCCGTTCAACGGCCCAACGCCATGA